TGCTGAAGAAATCAGCATTACTGAAGCAAAGAGActgtgaattttctttaaaattcaggtTCTTCTTACATATCTGGACCCAACTTTTCCTTTCCTCACTCCATAAATGTTCTTTATACTATCATCACCAATTTCAGGACCTCAACTGGGCCATATAGTCTTACATCTCATTACTTTGTTATTTGCTTTTGCCTCCACTAGCAAAGCAGTCACCCTTTCTCCCCACTCTGTTTGTGTTATTCCTACTCATCACCAATACTAGGTCACGGTTTCAAAGATGTTTCTTCAGACAACTCCATTCATTAAAACTGCATCAGAGTTCCCACTTGTTTGCTCTCTGAGCTTCCTATAGTTATCTGTATTATAATAGTCATTCACTGTATTGTGCTTGCTTATGTAGCCAGTTGTCCATATTCTACATTAGACCACAGACTCCTCAAAGTCACAGACTatatcttatttacaaaatagtcaCATCTCCTACTACAAGACTGGCATTAGCTGgtaataaatatatactaaataaataaGGGAACAATCAAGTTCCTAAAATAGTAGGTTTAAAACCAGTAAAGATTGCATTGCTACAGAAGTTGATGTAAGGTTCTATTTTGTCTTCTAGTCTTCTGTCAgttggaggaagaagagagaaacatgGTTGTTCAGAAATCTAATAACCTCTTTGGAAAATCCTCAAACACAGCATTACTATTCCACACACACTTGCGTGGACAAGCTCATTGCTCTATCAAGCTtcctgggaaagaaggaagatgtTGAATCAAGCTGCATTCTTTATAAGCTATGTACTTGCTCAGAGGTGGACAGACTTTCCCTACTGTATCCTCCCTTCCTTAGGGTTCTCTTCCCAAGGAAGTCTAAACTAATCAAGACTCATGAGGGATGAAGAAATGTCATTGAATCATACAAAGCTGGTTTTGTGTCCCAGGGTTCTGAAAAAAAGTCGTTTCAACTCCCTTTTGTAAATGTGCTTTTAGACCAGGACCAGAACTATCAGCTCCACTAATTCTTAGATATATGAATATGGAGACATTGTTGAGTTTCCTCATGAGTAAAATGAGGACATTATTACTTGTCCTATTGTTGTgattaaaacacatacacacagtctcTGGTATCAAGCAAATAGAAGTGATACTTAAGGTATTTGGGGTCACTAAACAAAACTTTCTGCAATGGAAGTTTTCTCCCCAAACCATAGATGTTCCCATTCTGAAATACCATTACTCTTGGTCTAATTTTCAACAACTCTTTatcaaaaaatttaatttaaatcctgtataaatatttaaattagttaTTTCTTCAAGTATTCTGGAATTCCATAGAtactaagactctgtactccagATTTTCAATCTGAAATGGTCACTTGCTCTCTAATACAAATAGATTTTGATCTCAAGCTTTAAATTCTAGTAAATCATAACTCACACTGATGTTGTCTCTATTGCATTATATACCGTAATCTGATTCAGCTTGGTATTTCAAAAGCCAATCTTTCATCAAGATCCTTTAAGTCAAATAAGATTTTTAGGAAATAATGTTTTAGTAAATATCTTTGTGGTCTGAAAGTCAATCATTTGacaaaaatgagaaatacaaaCCAGGGCCCTTGAGGTAGATGGGAATTTACCAGTTTAGAAGTTAAGCCAGGTAGTTTACATAAATTTACTTATGAGATAAGTGGATGTTATtaactcattttacaaatagagaaaactaagatcatggcatccggtcccatcactgcatggcaaacagatggggaaacagtggaaacagtggctgactttatttttctgggcttcaaaatcactgcagacggtgattgcagccatgaaattaaaagatgcttactccttggaaggaaagttatgaccaacctagacagaatattaaaaagcagagacattactttgccaacaaaggtctgtctagtcaaggctatggtttttccagtggtcatgtatggatgtgagagttggactataaggaaagctgagtgcctaagaattgatgcttttgaactgtggtgttggagaagattcttgagagtcccttggactgcaaggagatccaaccagtctattctaaagcagatcagtcctgggtgttcattggaaggactgatactaaagatgaaactccaatactttggccacctgatgcgaagagctgactcacttgaaaagaccctgatgctgggcaagattgagggcaggaggagaaggggatgatagaggatgagatggctggatagcatcaccgactcaacagacatgggtttgggtggacttcaggagttggggatggatagggaggcctggtgtgctgtggttcatggggtcgcaaagagtcggacattactgagcaactgaactgaactgaactgataaataacagaaactgaaactcagaaagtTTAAAAGCTACACAAAAGTAGGTGATCCCGGGTTTAAACCCAGATGCTCTTTCCACTAAGCATATACTGCTTACCTTTCCATTATACATCACCTCATCCCACCCCAACCAAGTAACTCCTTTTGAACCACACCCTGGAACATAAACAATTCTTTGTTTTACCACCTGAGAGTCTTTCAACAGTGTCCCTATCTAGAAGGTGTTCTGTTTCATCCTTCTCTGTTAGAGTCCTCCATACTTCAATACCCTGCTCTATATACTTACGGAAAATTCTGCCCTTGTGCTCTTGTTGGAATAAATATCTTGGTACCACTTGTCTGTTCTGTAATATATCCTGGTTCTTATATTGCTTTCTTCTTCCCATAGAccatattctttaaaaacaagtaCTTAGTCTTCTCTGTCTCCAGATTCCCACATTACTCAGaagttactcaataaatatttgtggaactgataaatatttgtgaaagatATTCCCTTTTGTTGTGTTAAACACATATTAGAAAACCAAATCTTTTGAAAAAGGAACATGCTCCTTGAGAGTGATAATTGTTCCTGGCAACTTTCCAAAACGCTTAGAAATGGACTTCTTGTAAATTGTGTCCCCATTAAAAGTGGTTGACTAGGTTGCCTTATCTATCATTACAGCACATATAATTAACCTGAAGAAATGATGGTGCCGTAAAAGAACAATCACAAATGATCTTGTTCTAACAGCTGCCAGATGGGATCATGATAAAGTTCTCAAATAAAAAGGACTACCATTGACAACAATGTATCAAACTGAGAAACTtgactattaaaaaatattttaaaatgtttaaaaagaaacatggttttaaacaaaagcaatagaattaTTTGAAAGATCAAATAAAGCTTGGGTCACACAGAAAATTTGATAAGAAACCAATCACTAGAGGAGTCAGATGACTCAGATGTGCTCTCAAAGGGCGAATGGTTGCATATTGTGGAATTTCCTCTGACATGATGCAAGCATGATGGTGCACTTGTTCCCTATTCTTACGATGATATAAAAAGCCACAGGAGTTCTCTGCCCAACAGAAGTCCTCTGGGACAGCAGAGCTCACAAGCATCTAGAACAAGAGCCAGAAGAAACCTGACAAAAAGCCTCTTGTTCAAATATGACTTCCAAGCTGGCTGTTGCTCTCTTGGCAGCTTTCCTGCTCTCTGCAGCTCTGTGTGAAGGTAAGCACATCCTAATCTACAGAAGTTTCCTGTGTCTAAATGTGATGCTCAGATAGCAAGATTATCCTTCATGCCTGGATAACAAGCCTCCTTTTCattcagcaagagaaaaacatcttTGCAGTCATTTACTGTTaaattgaagttttaattttttaggtGGTATCGATATATTTAGAAAGTTTGATTTATATAAACATTCTGTTCCTATCATCATTCATACTCTGTAGTATACAAATAATTAACATAAATCTATAATTTACAGTATATTTTATTGGAGGCCACATTTACCcaaattatcttttaatattgAGTAAGGTAACTCAGGTTATTTTACTCCATGTACTATTTAATTGACGAGCTTCAGGCAACTATCAATTGCTCTTTGGCCTAAAGACAGATTATAAACCTTACTGGGATTCCTCTTAAGAAATACAGTTAAgaatgttggggcttccctgataggtcagttggtaaagaatccacctgcaatgcaggaggctctggtttgattcctgggtcaagaagatccactggagaagggacaggctacccattccagtattcttgctcttcccttgtggctcagctggtaaagaatcggcctacaatgtgggtagacctgggttcaaaccctggattgggaagatcccgtggagaaggaaaaagttacccactccagtaatctggcctggagaattctatattTCATAAGAGGGATCCCAATAAAGTTTATAATCTGTCTTTAAGCCCTCTTATGAAATACAGTTTAGGATGTTTATGGCATATACCATAAACATTATACATGGTATATGgcatatgtatatgtttttaaatgttaaggaTTTTATTAAGATAGAGTACAATCTCTGGGTAACTCACATATATTTCTATTAATTCCTTCTGAAGGCAGTTTCCCTTTTGGTGAATCTTAGTTTGCttgcccagagaaggcaatggcaccctactccagtactcttgcctggaaaatcccatggatggaggagcctggtaggctgcagtccatggggtcgctaagagtcgggcatgacttcactttcactttcacttttcactttcatgcattggagaaggaaatggcaacccactccagtgttcttgcctggagaatcccagggatgggggagcctggtgggctcagtcagacacgactgaagcgacttagcagcagtagcagtttgcTTGCCATTAATAACACCGTGGTATCACAGAGGATTATGCAATGTTGAGGAGGAGGAAATGTACCATGAGGATGTCAACATTCTCCAAAGACAACTCTAAGCCTTTACACCATTCAATGTTGTTAGgaatgattctttttaaaacaaagagaaaaattgaaGTCAGAGCCTGGGAGAATATCCAGCCATCGATTTCAGGGATAAGTTTGCTGAAGATGTGATGTTTACCAAACAGATACTCACCAAATGATCACACTGGAATTAATAAGCATGAAGCTAGCCAAGCTGTGCTTATGGATgaaataaattcttaatttttttccacagCTGCAGTTCTGTCAAGAATGAGTACAGAACTTCGATGCCAATGCATAAAAACACATTCCACACCTTTCCACCCCAAATTTATCAAAGAATTGAGAGTTATTGAGAGTGGGCCACACTGTGAAAATTCAGAAATCATGTAAGTAATTTCAAAAGTGATTATTTTACTTTAGTCAGCCTAGAATTGAGACGTGGAAGAATCCAGCAAAGTTCTAGGTACTAGGAGTACATAGtgagaaaaatagaaaggaaaaattcTTTGTCTCCATGGCATTTAATATGGGACTCTAATAGCTAAAAATTAGTTTGGACTTCCATTTTATGCCTGTACTCGAGGAACCATGACTTGAATGGCAAGGTGATGTTTGAAGCCCATGAAATATTGATTTTAATCATATCTCTCTCATTTCAGTGTTAAGCTTACCAATGGAAAAGAGGTCTGCTTAAACCCCAAGGAAAAGTGGGTGCAGAAGGTTGTGCAGGTATTTGTGAAGAGGTAAGTTTTTCTTGAATTTATATTCTTCATTTATCCTGTGACATTTACTCCAAAAGTCAGCCTTTacattttctgctgctgctgaaatttattttcttttaagtagTTGCTtcttcgattaaaaaaaaaaaaatagcagcaaTAGTGTGTTTGTAGTACTCGTGACTGGGAGATCATATATCTCAGTTTGTCCAGAGAAGTGTGGGTATATGCCTGTGCCTTCTGTCGTTAGTAGAGCTCCCTATAAATCTCAGAAATACTCTGGTTTAGATAACTTATCTGATCTCTCTATCTGTAGCTGAAAATATAGAGCATTTCTAACACATGAATATCTAagattctcttaatttttatattaagtgtATTTTTAAGAACCATACCTTTCTCCTTATTAGAACATTGctaatttttaaactgtttgttttattttatttattttcagagctGAGAAGCAAgatccatgaaaaagaaaaaaccaccAAAAATCCTTTTTCCATTGCTTCTAAGAATTCCTCAGTAAAGATGCCAATGAAACTTCAAAACAAATCTACTTCAGTGCCTCATGTACTGTGTGGGTCTGGTGTAGAGttgtcagataaaatacaggatgtccAGTTATATTTGAATATTAAGTAAAACAATGAATATTTTTTCAGTGTCGCATGTACATTGTTCCATGTAGGACAtgcttatattttagaaattattcatTGTATACTGTAAATTCCAATCGATCTGGAAATCCTGCTTTTTTGTTTTCGGTTTTTGTTAATCTTGCAACCCTCGCCTGCTGGCCAGGATTCCCGAGTGCCTGTTGAACTGCGCCTTGGTTTCTTTATTCCtaaactggagaaaaaaaatctcagccaTCTTTTTACCTCACAGAGATGTGAGGACATGTGGAAGCACTTTAACTTTTATTTGGTCatgtaaattattttcaagtgtaatttatttacctatttatatatttatttaagtctCAAATACAATAATGTTTGTGCATGAATTTGGAGAAATGGGAAAGAATGTTGATAAACAGTATAATGATGTTAGtaaatttatacttattttatatattaagtgATGTTTTGATCAAGATTGTTATATTGTAATCATAGTTACCAGATtagcaaattaaaagacacaaacAGAAAGGCCTCTTAGTCaatttttctttcagataaaCACTGGATAACTTttagtatataaatacataattatttatCTTAAACGTTAATTGAACTGGAAGTCCTACTTTTGAGATGCCTGGCCTAGTCTTGCCCTTATTATGCAATGATGTGTTGAATCATGTGAATCTTGAGACTGTCTTTCCTACATCTGTAAAAATTAGTAGGCAATATGAATTAAgtaattttttgtattatttatttatttattctgaacAATTAGAATCTCATACTTTAAATTATTGTGTATTCGaacataaactttattttttactttaagatGCTTTTATATGTTCACAGTTCTTTCTACTGGTTTTGATAgtatgaaaatatgaatataactataagacatttaaaataaaattcattgtcAGAGTCATCAGGagtttgtcttcatttttctttggtaATTTTAAGATTTGttgctttattcatttatattaaaaatcatgtttcaatttaaaaaacataaatacttacccttaatattttatatattatgtggGAAATATATTTGCAGATAAACATAACTCCTTTCCAGAGATAGATTACAATCAGTAGTCTTTTCCATAGAATGATGGAAATTTTCTCAACTTCCCACTGTATACCATTTTACTAAATGAAGGTGACTTCAGATTTTTAACAGATAACCTAGGTGTCTGTACAGCTTGACACAACGGGACACTCAATGAAAGAGGGAAGAGGGCACGCATTATAAAGCATTTCTCAGCTAATTGAGGAAAACTGATACATATgagacaaagaaatttaaaatataattaaagactgagcatatttgaaaacaaacaaaactcttaaaaataaaaccacaatctaacaaaataaaactcagtGGATAAGTTTTATAACAGACTAGACACAGCTGCAAAGAAGATTGGAgatcagaaataaacccaaagacTTTATCTGGAATTTAAAGAGATACAAAGAGCTATAAAGAGGTAGTAAattagaaaagtagaaagaaagacATAGAAGAATCAAGGATTCTTGATTCTTGACTTATTGACTTGATTCAAGACTTATTGATGTCCAGTTGGATTTTTACAAGCAGATGAGAGAGCAAAGGGTCAACATTTAAAGTGAATGGTTGAAAACTTCCCAGAAATtatacaataaaaacaacaatcagTTTTAAGAAGTCCAACTTGGCAATTCTTAACTCTACATTTCTAGTCAAAAAACAAGGACCTTAGAACTTTAATGTTTATCCAACTTCCAGCACATttactagagccagacatcctggaatgtgaagtcaagtgggccttagaaagcatcactacgaacaaagctagtggaggtgatggaattccagtggagctatttcaaatcctaaaagatgatgctgtgaaagtgctgcactcaatatgccagcaaatttggaaaactcagcagtggccacaggactggaaaaggtcagttttcattccaatcccaaagaaaggcaatgccaaagaatgcccaaactaccacacaattgcactcatctcacacgctagtaaagtaatgctcaaaattctccaagccaaggttcaacaatacatgaaccatggacttccagatgttcaagctggatttagaaaaggagggaacaagagatcaaattgccaacatccgttggatcagtgaaaaagcaagagagttccagaaaaacatctatttctgctttattgactatgccaaagcctttgactgtgtggatcacaatacattgtggaaaattctaaaagagatgggaataccagacaacctgacctgcctcttgagaaacctgtatgcaggtcaggaagcaacagttagaagtggacatggaacaacagcctggttccaaataggaaaaggagtacatcaaggctgtatatagtcaccccgcttatttaacttctatgcagagtacatcatgagaaacactgggctggatgaagcacatgctggaatcaagattgccaggagaaatatcaataacctcagatacgcagatgacaccacccttatggcagaaagtgaagaggaactaaagagcccttgatgaaagtgaaagaggagagtgaaaaagttgtcttaaagctcaacattcagaaaactaagatcatggcatctggtcccatcacttcttggcaaatagatggggaaacagtgagagactttattttcttgggctccaaaatccctgcagatggtgattgcagccatgaaattaaaagacgcttactccttggaaggaaagttatgaccaacctagacagcatattaaaaagcagagacattactttgccaacaaaggtctgtctagtcaaggctatggttttttttcagttgtcatgtatggatgtgagagttggactataaagaaagctgagcactgaagaattgatgcttttgaactgtggtgttggagaagactcttgagagtcccttggacagcaaggagatccacccagtccatcctaaaggagatcagtcctgggtgttcattggaaggactgatattgaagctgaaattccaatactttggccacctgatgcgaagagctgactcatttgaaaagaccatgatgctgggaaagaatgaaggcagaaggagaagagtgtaacagaggatgagatggttggatggcatcaccagctcaatgagcatgagtttgagtaaactccaggagttggtgatggacagggaggcctggggtgttgcagtccatggggtcacaaagagttggacacggctgagtgactgaactgaactgagcacattTACTATTGATGTGGTTATCTTaagtccacttttttttttaattatagaaaagCTACACATTTTAGGGTGAAGAAAATTCctctattaatttttcatttgttagttCATATTGCAGTCCAATTTTCCTATGTTGTTTAGCTCCTTTCAATCACCCTAGATACATGCAACTGCCGTTTTCTCTCTGAGTCAACATTATCAACAATGTGGAGCAAAGCTCATTCTATTTTCTAATTCCCAAGCCACGTTAACACAAAAGTATGCAGCATAATAGAATgtttttagttaattaattttttattgaaggataattgccttacagaatttttctgttttctgtcaaacctcaacatgaatcagccataggtatacacatatcccctcccttttgaacttccctcccatctccctccccatctcacccctataggttggtacagagcccctgtttgagtttcttgagccatacagcaaattctccttggctatctattttacatatggtattctaagtttccatgttactctttccacacatctcaccctttcctcccctctccccacatccataagtttattctctatgtctgtttctccactgctgccttgtaaataaattcttctgtaccatttttctagattccgtgtatATAGAATTTTTGAGAGTGATGCACAAGCAGGAACGAACTGAAAATTCAATGCCAGTAGTTTCTGTTCTTAGAAACACGGTTTCCCTCTAGAAGTAAACTCTCCCTACCTGTTGATCTTTACCAGCCCTGCTGTGGGGCCTCTTCTTCCTCAGAGTTCTGCTTAAATTTCACGTCCAGTACTCTTCTCTTCAGACCCCAATTGGATTTTTACAATTCCCTTGTCCTACCCACCTTTGTAGTCATCTTGTGGATCTCATACATAGTGAATATAACagataacaaattattttaataaaatgatgatGGCAGAGGTATAGGATTCTTTCAGAAGCAGGTAGCAAGGAGTTATCTAACCTAGGTAGTCTTTCCTGAGAAAATCTAAAATCTGAAAGATGAGTAGGGGTTAGCCACACAAAGGGAAGAAGCCTATGTGAGAAGACTGGTCTAGAAGACAAGGGAGAAGTAATTTGTGTGATTTGAGAAGTGAAGGAATTTAGGGGCGAGTGGATTTTAGCATGAAACAGAACAAATATTAACAGATAAAACTGTGCTAAATGGACTATGGAAAGGTCTGAAGGGCTAAGATATGGAACTGAAAAATTCTAATGGATTCCATTACCTTCATTTTAAAtggtaagctgctgctgctgctgctaagtcgcttcagtcatgttcgactctgcgaccccatagacagcagcccaccaagctcacctgtccctgggattccccaggcaagaacacggaagtggattgccatttccttctccaatgcatgaaagtgaaaactgaaagtgaagtcgctgagtcgtgtccgacccaACCCTTaaagaccccaaggactgcagcccaccaggctcctctgtccacggggttttccaggcaagagtactggagtggggtgccatcgccttctctgaagtcTGTTCTTGGGgcctttttaaatgtcatttgggGGCTGAATTATCAAAAATACCCTCAACATTATACAAAACCTCTTAATGTGTTAAGTACACATCCTTAATATGACAAATACACAACCCTGAAGGCAAAGTGCAGACATCTAACCAATTTGGTGAATCTTAATaatgaatacttaaaaaaatctatttctttattttcatttttaatcatttttaaaatatgccaaaTGATTTTCCTCAGCCTCTCATCTGTATTGTCACTGTCTGTAAGACAACAAAGTATTCCATCGAAAAGGGAGTCAACTGGGTCAAACTGAAGATTAGGCATCATGTAAACaagtcaaaaaggaaaaatgaaaaacagtaagAGAGGATGTGAGAACGAGAAGGAAAAGCCAGTAAATTTGCAGAACtgaaaattttgttttgcttcaattatattaataaaataatatatagacaCAAGTTTTATGTGTATAGACAcagatttaaatataaagttCGGCAAACAATTGATTGTCCCATGGGCATACTgtcaaagtgaaatcgctcagtcatgtctgactctttgcagccccatagactgtagcccaccaggctcctccctccatgggattctccagggaagagtactggagcggattgccatttccttctccggggatccagggattgaacccaggtctcccgcattccaggcgaatactttaacctctaagccatcagggaagcccatataagagCCTTCAAAAATGTTAGTAATGTTCTGTTTGTTAACCTGGTTGATAATCACAAGgttgttccttttattttttttattttacatagttaTACACCTTTACTCTGTATGGTATActcacaataaaatattttgcaaaattagaaaaaaaaatatcccatGCATTTAATCCACATGTGTGGATTAGAAATTACAAATCAAGGTTTTCCAAGTTagaaatacaaatgtaaatataaaggtacacacaatttaaaaagtatgGAGAGATAAAGTGTTCACCGTAACACTGAATTAAGTGCAAAATACTGTAACACATATATTGTACATCCAACCTGCAAATCAAGTAATTTTCATAATTTCCCTTTTTTGCATTAGAAAATAGATTCATAGTTTGAAGTCACCTAAGCAAAATTTTTCATTCAAGGTTTTAGTAAGTAATTAGATAACTATTAGATACTGTAAAATGTCTATTTTGCATCCATGCTATGTTTGAAAACTTCAGAAGAAAGGATGCAAAActtaatgttttgatttttgcttGTGGTAGTAACACAAGTTTAAAAATTGCCTAAGATTGTATTAACCctacaataatgaaaaaaagcTTAGATAGTGATTTCTCCATTACCCACTTCAAAAAATGGTCAGACAGCAATTATCCCAAGTTTGGTAACCATCTGCTGAATTTGCAGAGCAGAGATCAGACAACAAATGGGGAATTTTCCCATGTAACAGAGTAAATAGTAGGCTTATTACTTCCCGCAAGAGTTACAGATGGAGCAACCAGAAATTCTCCAAAAGATTACCTAAGGGTCAAAGAACCCAACTCCTGATGAGCAGAGAAAGATAGTTTTATATACTCTTTGCATTTCCATAGATAAAAATCATGTTGGATAAATATTATTGTTTCAAGACTTTTAAACATTATATGATTAAAATGATAGATGGACTTAAAATCATAACATGTAAAATCGGGAAGCATTCATAGATACTCCCACTCAAAGTTTTCTTCAGATTTTATCTAGAGGAATATTCTAATAGATTTGTAAAAGATCGTGGTACTAGTGCTAAAGATAAGCTTTTAATGTGTCTAGTGATTCTATTTCATAGGGCATGGTTTAGCTCATGTCTTAAACATGTTCTGATTTGATCATTTCCACCGTCTGCATCCTAAATTAATCATCTGGCATTCATCCCATGCTTTTCAAAATACCTTCACATTTACATTTTCAGTGTTTCCCTAAATAACAAGTTTATGGGAAAACATTCTAAACATAGATTTAGATTTACTTACTTTCTAGATTTACTTCCTTATGCTTCCACAGGTATTCACCATGCCCCCATACAGGAATcctttgtgtgttagtcactcagtcatgtctgactctttgcagccctgtgtgccttagcctgccaggctctctgtccataggattctccaggcaagaatactgaagtgcattgccatgcccttcttcagtggatcttcctgacccagggatcgaacccaggactcctgcactgcaggcagattctttaccatctgagccacagggaagcccatgttttctTCTCAGGTCTTAGAGATCTCTAACAACCTCATCATGGCATGTGAATCATCCCCCCATCAACTATCCACACTTGTTTTGTTCTTCTCTAGTATATGCCAGCCATGTCAGTAAACAGCTCGttacaaaatgtttttaagtgaaaTGTTATTATTCCTTCTATTTAcaattatatttttgttgttcagttgctaagtcttgtccaactctttgtgatctcatgactacagcatgccagtctccCCTGTACTCCACTATCTCcaaaa
This is a stretch of genomic DNA from Bos mutus isolate GX-2022 chromosome 6, NWIPB_WYAK_1.1, whole genome shotgun sequence. It encodes these proteins:
- the CXCL8 gene encoding interleukin-8 — protein: MTSKLAVALLAAFLLSAALCEAAVLSRMSTELRCQCIKTHSTPFHPKFIKELRVIESGPHCENSEIIVKLTNGKEVCLNPKEKWVQKVVQVFVKRAEKQDP